A region of the Stieleria neptunia genome:
GGATGACGTGCTGGTGATCAGCGGGCTGACCCATGACAAGGGACGCGCCAACGGCGACGGCCCCGGTGACCATGCCCGCAGCGCATCCGTCTTCTTGACCGGAGCACAACCGCGAAAGGAAGGCGATTTGCGTTCGGGGATTTCCGTCGACCAGGTCGCCGCCCAAGCCGCCGGTCACGCGACGCGATTTCCGTCGATCGAACTGGGGATCGAACCGGGGCGCAGCGCTGGGAATTGCGACAGTGGTTACAGCTGTGCCTACTCGTCCAACATCGCCTGGTCGTCCGAATCGACGCCGGTCAGCAAGGAGATCAACCCGCGATTGGTCTTCCAGCGATTGTTCGGTGACGGGACACCGGTGAAGCACGACCAAAATGCACTTCGTCGCGAGGCGTTGCGTCAAAGTATTCTCGATTACGTCGCCGAAGACGCCAAACGGTTGCAGTCCAAACTCGGACGCAACGACCAGCGCAAACTCGATGAATACCTGGACGGCGTTCGCGACGTCGAAAAGCGGATGGAACGCAAGGACGATGGGTTTGATGTTTCCGAAGACGTCGACTACCCGATCCCCGAGGGGACTCCGAAAGACTACGGCGAGCACCTTCGATTGATGTGCGACATGATGGTGCTGGCCTTCCAAACCGATCGGACCCGTATTGCGACCTTCATGTTCGCCGACGCGGGTAGCAATCGAAGCTATCGTCATATCGGTGTCGGCGAAGGGCACCATAACCTGTCGCATCATGGTGGTGATTCAGGCAAACACGACAAGCTGCGAAAAATCAATCAATTCCACGTGGCCCAACTGTCGTACCTGTTGCAGAAACTGAAGTCGACGCCCGACGGCGAGCACGGTTCGCTGCTGGACCACACGTCGGTTTGCTACGGCAGCGCGATCAGCGACGGCGATCGTCACAACAACGAAAACCTTCCCATCCTGTTGGCCGGTGGCAGCCAGATCGATTTGGGGCGGCATGTGCGTGTCGCTCCCGAAACCCCGATGTGCAATTTGTTCCTGTCGATGCTGGACCGCTTCGGAACGCCCGTCGATTTCGTCGGCGACAGCACCGGGCGCATTTCGGAGCTGCAGATTTGAACGTCACCGCGCAACGATGGCTGTCAGTCGTGTTGGTGCTGGCCGTTTGCGTCGCGTCCGCCACAGCTGATTCACCGGCTGATTCACCGGCCGATGGCAAGAAAGCATCGGAGATCGACCAGCTGGCATCGGCGTTGTCGAGTGTCGAAATCGACGAGCGACGGGACGCCGCCTATGCGCTCGCAAAACTCGGTCCCGACGCGCTGCCCGCGATCGATGCGTTGATCAAGGGATTGGATGATCGTGACGATCAGGTTTGGATGCAATCGGCGATGGCGGTCGCGCGGATCGGCCCCCAAGCAGAACCCGCGATCGATGCCCTGGTCCGCAGCCTGGGTGATGATGACGAACAACGACGCTATCGATCCGCTTGGGCGCTGTCACGCATCGGCACCGCTGCGATTGAGTCGCTGGTCGACGCCGCGAAAGATGATTCGACGCGGCGCCGAATCGCGGCGCTCGACGCGATGGGCTGGATGGCCGGTGACGCCGATCGTCTGCTGGAAAGTTTGGATGATGCGGTGCGTGACGAGAATGCCGACGTGCGACGTCAGGCGACTGCGTCGCTGTCTCGGTTGGGACCGGTCGCCGCCGAT
Encoded here:
- a CDS encoding DUF1552 domain-containing protein translates to MSLHTSRLSRRTVLRGLGVSLALPWMESTAPKVVAGSATTPNRMAFIFVPNGVHLPDWTPQLEGYGYDLPSILSPLAPVQDDVLVISGLTHDKGRANGDGPGDHARSASVFLTGAQPRKEGDLRSGISVDQVAAQAAGHATRFPSIELGIEPGRSAGNCDSGYSCAYSSNIAWSSESTPVSKEINPRLVFQRLFGDGTPVKHDQNALRREALRQSILDYVAEDAKRLQSKLGRNDQRKLDEYLDGVRDVEKRMERKDDGFDVSEDVDYPIPEGTPKDYGEHLRLMCDMMVLAFQTDRTRIATFMFADAGSNRSYRHIGVGEGHHNLSHHGGDSGKHDKLRKINQFHVAQLSYLLQKLKSTPDGEHGSLLDHTSVCYGSAISDGDRHNNENLPILLAGGSQIDLGRHVRVAPETPMCNLFLSMLDRFGTPVDFVGDSTGRISELQI